A genomic segment from Daphnia pulex isolate KAP4 chromosome 5, ASM2113471v1 encodes:
- the LOC124193568 gene encoding keratin-associated protein 19-2-like yields the protein MNCTTLSLSLCVLLAVVAAIVVDGASHENRQRRGLFSGLLGGGGYGQQHGGYDNQGYGGYGNQGYGGYENQGYGYSGYNQGYGGYNQGYGGYGGGY from the exons atgAATTGTACTACCCTG AGTCTGAGTCTTTGCGTCCTGCTGGCCGTTGTGGCCGCAATCGTCGTCGATGGCGCCTCCCATGAGAATCGCCAACGACGCGGCCTCTTCAGTGGACTCCTAGGAGGTGGAGGCTACG GTCAACAGCATGGAGGCTATGATAACCAAGGATACGGAGGCTATGGTAACCAAGGATACGGAGGGTACGAAAACCAAGGATACGGATACAGCGGATACAATCAGGGGTACGGCGGATATAACCAAGGATACGGGGGTTACGGCGGTGGTTATTAA